A window of Silurus meridionalis isolate SWU-2019-XX chromosome 28, ASM1480568v1, whole genome shotgun sequence contains these coding sequences:
- the exoc1l gene encoding exocyst complex component 1-like, producing the protein MSSLLKEEMQRVLFRPEKQKLVVFIEIEEEQSGRHFLCVSESKSKQVLISVVRCEKFRPVKSKKSRRLGLEDQYIRTEVWTLEELTILDGRDPDTDDPCFLMHFDTVRSVKAVNCAAKYCLARSLVALSDSRQHTGLHVRNFDWTYIKPTSIYSSRGDCMVLMRICFYAFNLVCLSLCPVP; encoded by the exons ATGTCATCACTGTTAAAAGAAGAGATGCAGCGTGTCTTGTTCAGAccagaaaaacagaaactgGTGGTGTTTATTGAGATTGAGGAGGAACAAAGTGGACGGCATTTCCTCTGTGTGTCCG AATCTAAGAGCAAACAAGTTCTGATCTCAGTGGTGCGATGTGAGAAATTTCGTCCTGTCAAAAGTAAGAAATCACGGCGTCTTGGACTGGAAGATCAGTACATAAGAACGGAGGTGTGGACTCTTGAAGAACTGACCATTCTGGATGGGAGGGATCCTGACACG gACGACCCTTGTTTCCTGATGCACTTCGACACGGTGCGTTCTGTAAAAGCAGTGAACTGTGCTGCAAAGTACTGCCTGGCTCGCAGTCTTGTTGCACTTAGCGACTCCCGTCAGCACACTGGACTACACGTTCGGAACTTTGACTGGACGTACATCAAGCCGACATCCATATACTCGAGCAGAGGTGACTGCATGGTCCTAATGCGGATCTGCTTCTATGCTTTCAACCTGGTGTGTCTCTCTTTGTGTCCTGTGCCTTAG